From a single Lolium rigidum isolate FL_2022 chromosome 7, APGP_CSIRO_Lrig_0.1, whole genome shotgun sequence genomic region:
- the LOC124670907 gene encoding probable carboxylesterase Os04g0669600 — translation MALPAVPPIDRQPDPRMAPPSAAAGRGLVLWLHGSAETGEQSRAQVAPYFSAVPELRLSFPTAPTTPIACYGDEVITAWFGIPGVPITATTARDEKGVLKAVEHVHEMINKEVAAGTSPTNIFVCGLSQGGALAIASVLLYPQTLGRCVVFSGSIPLSKSFAEKVPPEARKTPVLWFHGMADGLVLFEAGQSGCAFLQELGMACEFKAYPALGHSLVDEELQYFRQWILERLGISQGTETARSTSPS, via the exons ATGGCACTGCCGGCCGTGCCGCCGATCGATCGGCAACCCGACCCTCGGATGGCGCCTCCCTCTGCGGCGGCGGGACGCGGGCTCGTGCTCTGGCTGCACGGGTCCGCCGAGACGGGCGAGCAGAGCCGCGCCCAGGTCGCCCCCTACTTCTCCGCTGTCCCCGAGCTCCGACTCTCCTTCCCCACCGCCCCCACCACCCCCATCGCCTGCTACG GTGATGAGGTGATCACTGCTTGGTTCGGCATCCCGGGGGTTCCTATCACTGCT ACTACTGCTAGAGATGAAAAGGGAGTCCTTAAAGCGGTTGAGCATGTGCACGAGATGATAAACAAAGAAGTGGCCGCCGGGACGAGTCCTACAAACATCTTCGTTTGTGGATTAAGCCAAGGAG GTGCTCTCGCCATAGCAAGTGTTCTGCTCTATCCCCAAACTCTAGGTAGGTGTGTTGTTTTCAGTGGTTCAATTCCTCTAAGCAAATCCTTTGCCGAGAAGGTGCCACCTGAAGCCAGAAAG ACACCAGTTTTATGGTTCCATGGGATGGCAGACGGGCTGGTACTGTTTGAAGCTGGGCAATCCGGGTGTGCATTTCTCCAAGAGCTTGGTATGGCCTGCGAATTCAAG GCTTATCCAGCTCTTGGACATTCTCTGGTGGATGAAGAGCTCCAGTATTTTCGACAATGGATACTGGAGCGTCTAGGGATCTCTCAAGGAACTGAAACTGCAAGATCAACGTCACCATCTTGA